A region of Ignavibacteriota bacterium DNA encodes the following proteins:
- the gatE gene encoding Glu-tRNA(Gln) amidotransferase subunit GatE → MAEYDFIFKPFEEMTPEDYERVGFKSGLEVHQQLLTEKKLFCHCPAGKYQSSYNAEILRHMRPTLSELGEYDGTALMEFKTKKDIIYRIHYDTVCTYEMDDTPPFLINDQALDIAIEVGMLFNGFIVDELHIARKQYLDGSIPTGFQRTAITCVGGKIPYKDRVINLIQMSIEEDSCREVSDVGHKRVYITDRLGMPLIETVTYPEMKTPQEVAEVNNILRRLVRSTGKVRTGIGAGREDVNVSVRGGTRIEIKGVPNIKRIPLLTYNEAMRQWNLLRLREVLAEKGITPDTFSAEFKDVTKLLRKTHYSPISDGIHNGGKVNCVLVKGFGGYLKWQTQTDTFFSREISDRVRVIACLTTLPNIIHSDNIGENISSAEWNSLKKTMNASSDDALIVVWGPEQDADMGASEIIIRCKEVTIGIPSETRQALRDGTNGFERILPGPERMYPDTDLPPVPITEERKTAIREQMPEQIWKREERYRKLGVPEDIIPDLAVSRFAEVFDYATGELGIDGKIAAKILILIPKKLKRSGHKVANLNKEIFTAIFNSLKNERIIVEASELILEDFLTSGKVIDALFPMPCTEEEIKTRVSTSYIQIKRLKFNNPENMHEVYMGLVMRELRGRAKGQTVAKMIDEKLKSEKK, encoded by the coding sequence ATGGCTGAATATGATTTTATTTTCAAACCTTTCGAGGAAATGACCCCCGAAGACTATGAAAGAGTAGGCTTTAAATCAGGTCTTGAAGTTCATCAGCAGCTTCTAACCGAGAAAAAACTTTTCTGTCATTGTCCGGCAGGAAAATACCAAAGTTCTTACAATGCCGAAATTTTAAGACACATGCGTCCAACTCTTTCGGAGCTTGGTGAGTATGACGGCACTGCGCTGATGGAATTCAAAACCAAAAAAGATATTATCTACAGAATACACTACGACACTGTCTGTACCTACGAAATGGATGATACACCTCCATTTCTGATTAACGATCAGGCACTTGATATTGCTATTGAAGTTGGTATGCTTTTCAATGGTTTTATTGTTGATGAGCTGCATATTGCGCGTAAGCAGTACCTTGACGGCTCAATTCCTACCGGATTTCAACGTACAGCGATAACTTGTGTTGGAGGTAAAATTCCGTATAAGGATAGAGTTATCAATTTGATTCAAATGTCAATCGAAGAAGATTCTTGTCGTGAAGTAAGTGATGTCGGGCACAAGCGTGTTTATATCACAGACAGACTTGGTATGCCATTGATTGAGACTGTGACATATCCTGAGATGAAAACTCCTCAGGAAGTTGCTGAAGTAAATAATATTCTTCGCAGACTTGTAAGGTCAACCGGAAAAGTTCGTACAGGTATCGGTGCCGGTAGGGAAGATGTTAACGTTTCTGTTAGAGGTGGCACGAGAATTGAAATCAAAGGTGTTCCTAATATCAAGCGTATCCCACTGCTTACATATAACGAAGCTATGCGTCAGTGGAATTTGCTCCGTCTGAGGGAGGTTCTTGCTGAAAAAGGTATCACACCTGATACATTCTCAGCCGAGTTCAAGGATGTAACAAAATTACTCCGGAAAACTCATTACAGTCCAATAAGCGATGGCATTCACAACGGTGGAAAAGTAAATTGCGTTTTGGTAAAAGGTTTTGGAGGTTATTTAAAATGGCAGACTCAAACTGACACATTTTTCTCCAGAGAAATTTCAGACAGAGTGAGAGTAATTGCTTGTTTGACAACGCTTCCAAATATTATCCATTCAGATAACATCGGCGAAAATATTTCTTCAGCCGAATGGAATTCTCTCAAGAAAACTATGAATGCAAGCTCAGACGATGCATTAATAGTTGTATGGGGACCTGAGCAGGATGCTGATATGGGTGCAAGTGAAATAATTATCAGGTGTAAAGAAGTCACAATCGGCATCCCTTCGGAAACTCGTCAGGCACTTCGGGACGGAACAAATGGTTTTGAAAGAATCCTACCCGGACCGGAAAGAATGTACCCTGATACCGATCTGCCACCTGTACCGATTACAGAAGAGAGAAAAACTGCGATTAGAGAGCAAATGCCGGAGCAAATCTGGAAACGTGAAGAGCGTTACCGTAAACTCGGTGTGCCTGAAGATATTATTCCGGACCTTGCTGTTTCAAGATTTGCTGAAGTATTTGATTATGCAACCGGAGAGCTTGGTATTGATGGTAAAATTGCAGCTAAAATTTTAATTTTAATACCAAAAAAATTAAAAAGATCCGGACACAAAGTAGCTAATTTAAATAAGGAAATATTTACTGCCATATTTAATTCTCTGAAAAACGAAAGAATTATTGTAGAGGCTTCAGAGCTGATTCTTGAAGATTTTCTAACAAGTGGTAAAGTTATTGATGCACTTTTCCCGATGCCATGTACGGAGGAGGAAATCAAAACCAGAGTCAGTACTTCATATATTCAAATAAAACGTTTAAAATTCAACAATCCAGAAAATATGCATGAAGTATATATGGGACTTGTGATGAGAGAATTACGCGGCAGAGCTAAAGGTCAGACTGTTGCTAAAATGATTGATGAAAAATTAAAATCGGAGAAAAAGTAA
- a CDS encoding energy transducer TonB — protein MTETIKNKEIALLKYGAAELKAYSGKATLNGFGSALLFFAVLAALLGIVTVSELKVNEPLDYFPKTIETISIKVKLPDIIQSTKPQVSGVANPESGTIKIAGNYKGVDDKIATVNISDIALFENTGNASATLGNADNYIKTLPIIEDVAVVKQEIIETKPAEKEFFFAEIEPKVNLNKLNQSIVYPHLARKANVEGQVLVSALIGTNGQVLKVKIEESSNQLFNNAAIEAVKTPGIFTAAFQDNMAVNCWITIPISFRLK, from the coding sequence ATGACTGAAACTATAAAAAATAAAGAAATAGCACTCCTTAAATACGGAGCAGCTGAGCTTAAAGCTTACTCAGGAAAAGCCACACTAAATGGCTTTGGATCTGCACTCTTATTTTTTGCTGTATTGGCAGCATTATTGGGAATAGTGACTGTAAGCGAATTGAAAGTAAACGAACCTCTTGATTACTTTCCTAAAACTATTGAAACAATTTCAATAAAAGTCAAGCTTCCTGATATAATTCAATCCACAAAACCGCAGGTTTCCGGAGTAGCAAATCCTGAATCCGGCACAATTAAAATTGCTGGAAATTATAAAGGTGTTGATGATAAAATTGCTACTGTAAATATAAGTGATATCGCATTATTTGAAAATACAGGCAATGCATCGGCTACCTTGGGTAATGCTGATAATTACATCAAAACTCTTCCGATTATTGAAGATGTTGCTGTTGTAAAGCAGGAAATTATTGAAACAAAGCCAGCCGAAAAGGAATTCTTTTTTGCTGAAATAGAGCCAAAAGTTAATTTGAACAAACTAAATCAAAGTATTGTATATCCACATTTAGCTAGAAAAGCAAATGTTGAAGGACAAGTTTTAGTTAGTGCATTGATAGGCACTAACGGACAAGTACTGAAAGTGAAGATTGAAGAATCAAGCAATCAACTCTTTAACAATGCAGCAATTGAAGCTGTAAAAACACCCGGCATTTTCACTGCTGCTTTTCAGGACAATATGGCAGTAAATTGCTGGATAACAATACCAATTTCATTCAGATTGAAGTAG
- the carB gene encoding carbamoyl-phosphate synthase large subunit, protein MPQRIDINRILVIGSGPIVIGQAGEFDYSGSQAVKALKSLGYYVVVLNSNPATIMTDPQLSDKVYIEPITTDIIEQLIQKEKIDAILPTVGGQTALNISLELYDKGIIDKYNIELLGVNRQSIEKAERRELFRQAMDNIGLQSPKGKTVSSLKEALDFQGEIGFPIIIRPSLTLGGSGGGIATNMEEFTNIIINGLSLSPISEVLVEESLVGWKEFEFEVIRDKKDNAIIVASIENFDPMGVHTGDSITVAPAQTLSDIEYQRLRDYSIAVIREIGVETGGSNIQFAVNPKNGDVRVIEMNPRVSRSSALVSKATGFPIAKIAAKLAVGFTLDEITNDITRTTPASFEPVMDYIVVKVPRWDFEKFKVEPVLTTQMKSVGEVMAIGSNFREAFQKAFRSLEIGASGFESDKFNDFSIETILEKLKKPTPDTPFLVKRAFELGADIDTINEFTGIDKWFLDNIQQIIDFEFKIKNSAELSTDFLKILKLNGFSDEQIAKLRGENAADLRELRKNLGVLPTYKSVDTCAGEFEAHTPYFYSTYLRENESVKSEKKKIAILGGGPFRIGQGLEFDYCCSQAALVLKGTEYETILINCNPETVSTDYDTSDKLYFEPVYFEDVMNIIDLEQPEGVILQLGGQTPLKLSKKLEEYGVKIFGTCQTSIDAAEDRGKLLEILEEQDILYPKGNSAITKDEALKFAREIGYPVIVRPSYVLGGRGMAIVYNDDEFLTYLNEAVRVSDNHPVLIDKFLESAIEIDVDAVSDGNYTIIAGIMEHIEEAGVHSGDSCSVLPSYSITPQIRDNIREITYKLAKSLKVIGFMNIQYAVLDNEVYLIEVNPRASRTVPFVSKSTGIPMTELAIKAMLGEKLSGMNISKSQGSDNYSVKSPVFSFGKFPGVDTVLGPEMRSTGEVMGTSEFFGEAYVKSQISAGHNLPLKGNIFISVNDYDKKLVVPIARKLHKLGYGIYATLGTYSILHVNGVPVNLMHKIDQGNPNVIEMLHSGNIQMVINTPLGRKAYQDDLLIRSAALNKKILCVTNIAAAKAVTDGLDWLQKHQITISNPVKMGNI, encoded by the coding sequence ATGCCACAAAGAATTGATATAAATAGAATTTTAGTCATCGGCTCAGGTCCGATTGTTATTGGTCAGGCAGGAGAGTTTGATTATTCCGGCTCGCAAGCGGTGAAGGCGCTTAAGTCTTTGGGATATTACGTTGTTGTGCTTAACAGTAATCCTGCTACAATAATGACTGACCCGCAATTGTCAGACAAGGTATATATCGAGCCAATTACGACAGATATTATTGAACAATTAATTCAAAAAGAAAAAATTGATGCAATTTTGCCAACAGTTGGTGGTCAGACTGCACTAAATATCAGCTTAGAACTATATGACAAGGGCATAATTGACAAGTATAATATTGAACTTCTTGGTGTTAACAGGCAATCAATAGAAAAAGCTGAAAGGCGTGAATTATTCCGGCAGGCGATGGATAATATCGGGTTGCAGTCTCCTAAAGGAAAAACTGTCAGCTCACTTAAGGAAGCCCTTGATTTTCAAGGAGAGATTGGATTTCCAATAATAATAAGACCTTCGCTCACTCTCGGCGGTTCAGGTGGTGGAATTGCTACAAACATGGAAGAGTTTACCAATATAATTATCAATGGGTTATCTCTTTCGCCTATAAGCGAGGTTCTTGTTGAAGAATCACTTGTCGGTTGGAAAGAATTTGAATTTGAAGTGATTCGTGATAAGAAAGATAATGCAATAATTGTTGCTTCTATTGAAAATTTTGACCCAATGGGCGTTCATACAGGTGACAGTATAACAGTAGCTCCGGCTCAGACGCTTAGTGATATAGAATATCAACGACTTAGAGATTACTCAATCGCAGTAATCAGAGAAATTGGCGTCGAAACAGGTGGCTCAAATATTCAGTTTGCAGTGAATCCCAAAAATGGAGATGTGCGTGTTATTGAGATGAATCCGCGTGTGTCAAGAAGTTCAGCTCTGGTTTCTAAAGCTACAGGTTTTCCAATTGCAAAAATTGCGGCAAAACTTGCTGTTGGTTTCACTCTTGATGAAATTACAAACGATATTACCCGCACTACGCCTGCATCTTTCGAGCCGGTGATGGATTACATCGTTGTAAAAGTACCACGCTGGGATTTTGAAAAGTTCAAAGTTGAGCCGGTTTTGACAACTCAGATGAAGTCAGTCGGTGAGGTTATGGCAATTGGCTCAAATTTCCGCGAAGCATTTCAAAAGGCATTTCGTTCACTTGAAATTGGTGCTTCCGGATTTGAATCGGATAAATTTAACGATTTTTCAATAGAAACTATACTTGAAAAACTCAAAAAGCCAACTCCTGATACTCCATTTCTTGTCAAGCGTGCATTCGAACTCGGTGCCGATATTGATACAATCAATGAATTTACCGGAATTGATAAGTGGTTTTTAGATAATATTCAGCAAATAATTGATTTTGAATTTAAAATTAAAAATTCAGCAGAGTTATCAACTGATTTTCTTAAAATCTTGAAATTAAATGGCTTTTCCGATGAACAAATTGCTAAGTTGAGAGGTGAAAATGCCGCTGATTTAAGAGAGTTAAGAAAAAATCTTGGAGTATTACCAACATACAAAAGTGTTGATACATGTGCCGGAGAATTTGAGGCACATACTCCTTATTTTTATTCTACTTATCTAAGAGAAAATGAATCAGTAAAATCTGAAAAGAAAAAAATTGCAATACTTGGAGGTGGTCCTTTCAGAATTGGGCAGGGACTTGAATTTGATTACTGCTGCTCGCAGGCAGCATTGGTTTTAAAGGGTACAGAATACGAAACGATTCTTATTAATTGTAACCCTGAGACTGTTTCCACGGATTATGATACCTCTGACAAATTATATTTCGAGCCGGTTTATTTTGAAGATGTGATGAATATAATTGATTTAGAGCAGCCCGAAGGTGTAATCTTGCAGCTTGGTGGGCAAACTCCGTTGAAATTATCCAAAAAGCTTGAAGAATATGGAGTTAAGATTTTCGGTACTTGTCAGACAAGTATAGATGCAGCAGAAGACAGAGGCAAACTTCTCGAAATTTTAGAAGAGCAGGATATTTTATATCCAAAAGGAAATTCTGCAATAACTAAGGATGAAGCTCTCAAATTTGCAAGAGAAATTGGTTATCCGGTAATCGTAAGACCTTCTTATGTGCTTGGCGGTCGTGGTATGGCAATAGTCTATAATGACGATGAATTTTTGACTTATCTCAATGAGGCAGTTAGAGTTAGCGACAATCATCCTGTATTGATTGATAAATTCCTTGAAAGTGCAATCGAAATTGATGTTGATGCTGTTTCTGATGGAAATTATACAATTATTGCCGGTATTATGGAACACATAGAAGAAGCCGGAGTTCATTCGGGGGATAGTTGTTCTGTTCTTCCATCTTATTCGATAACTCCTCAAATTCGTGATAATATAAGAGAAATAACATATAAACTTGCAAAGTCATTGAAAGTTATTGGATTTATGAATATTCAATATGCAGTATTAGATAATGAAGTATATCTCATTGAGGTGAATCCCCGTGCCTCCCGAACTGTACCATTTGTATCAAAATCAACCGGAATTCCGATGACCGAGCTTGCAATTAAAGCGATGTTGGGAGAAAAATTATCGGGAATGAATATTTCGAAATCGCAGGGAAGTGATAATTATTCAGTAAAATCTCCTGTATTTTCGTTTGGAAAATTTCCCGGAGTTGATACAGTTTTAGGTCCTGAAATGCGTTCCACCGGTGAAGTTATGGGAACTTCTGAATTTTTCGGAGAAGCTTATGTGAAATCACAAATTTCAGCAGGGCATAATTTACCGCTAAAGGGCAATATTTTCATAAGTGTAAATGATTATGATAAAAAGCTTGTAGTGCCTATTGCAAGAAAATTGCACAAATTAGGATATGGTATTTACGCTACTTTAGGTACTTACAGCATTTTACATGTGAATGGTGTACCTGTAAATCTGATGCATAAAATTGACCAGGGTAATCCTAATGTTATAGAGATGCTCCATAGCGGAAATATTCAGATGGTTATTAATACTCCTTTGGGACGCAAAGCATATCAGGATGACCTCCTGATACGCTCTGCAGCTCTTAACAAGAAGATTCTGTGTGTTACAAATATCGCAGCAGCTAAAGCAGTAACTGACGGCTTAGACTGGCTGCAAAAACACCAGATTACTATTTCAAATCCCGTAAAGATGGGAAATATTTAG
- the carA gene encoding glutamine-hydrolyzing carbamoyl-phosphate synthase small subunit produces MQKKSLLALENGYYDFADCFAGNGTVFGEVVFNTAMTGYEEILTDPSYKGQIINFTYPLIGNYGITVENPQSDKIMAEAVIIRELSNIPSNFNSKMDFATYLENSGIIGIHNLDNRSLTKQIRNSGAVKGGITTEHLDPEKFIEMVRNSPSISDVNVFESVIEKEIREYSGNADNNLVIAAIDFGIKRTIIIDLLRYFSKVILIPFSDDLDNKLKNIDFDGIFLSNGPGDPRIVKNIDFINKFAQNNIPVTGICFGHQLIGKAFELEIDKLPFGHHGGNHPVKYIDNGNVYISSQNHNYAINMDSLKSNNDWDLTWLHLYDNTVSGIKHKTLPICSVQFHPEASPGPNDVNNIVFNDFYNLVKNNATKN; encoded by the coding sequence ATGCAAAAAAAGTCGCTGTTAGCACTTGAAAACGGATATTATGATTTTGCCGATTGCTTTGCCGGAAACGGTACAGTTTTTGGCGAAGTCGTCTTTAATACTGCGATGACGGGTTATGAAGAAATTCTGACAGACCCATCTTACAAAGGGCAGATTATTAATTTCACATATCCATTGATTGGTAATTATGGGATTACGGTTGAGAATCCGCAATCGGATAAAATTATGGCTGAGGCAGTAATTATCCGCGAGCTATCAAATATTCCATCGAATTTTAATTCAAAAATGGATTTTGCCACTTATCTTGAAAATTCTGGAATAATTGGTATTCATAATCTTGATAACCGCTCATTAACTAAGCAGATACGTAATTCCGGTGCTGTTAAGGGCGGAATTACAACTGAGCATCTTGACCCTGAAAAATTTATCGAAATGGTGAGAAATTCTCCCTCAATTTCAGATGTAAATGTGTTTGAATCGGTAATTGAAAAAGAGATTCGTGAATATTCAGGGAATGCAGATAATAATCTTGTAATTGCTGCAATAGATTTTGGAATTAAGAGAACAATCATAATTGATTTACTGCGATATTTCTCAAAAGTTATATTGATTCCTTTCTCCGATGATTTAGATAATAAATTGAAAAATATAGATTTTGATGGTATTTTTCTGTCAAACGGACCGGGTGACCCGCGAATTGTAAAAAATATTGATTTTATCAATAAATTTGCTCAAAATAATATTCCTGTAACTGGTATTTGCTTTGGACATCAATTAATTGGTAAAGCTTTTGAGCTTGAAATTGATAAACTTCCTTTCGGGCATCACGGTGGAAATCATCCGGTGAAATATATTGATAACGGAAATGTTTATATATCATCACAAAATCACAATTACGCTATTAATATGGACTCGCTAAAGTCCAATAATGATTGGGATTTAACGTGGTTACACCTTTACGATAATACTGTTAGTGGAATCAAACACAAAACCCTGCCGATTTGTTCAGTACAGTTTCATCCGGAGGCATCACCGGGACCAAACGATGTAAATAATATAGTTTTCAATGATTTTTATAATTTAGTGAAGAATAATGCCACAAAGAATTGA
- a CDS encoding class I SAM-dependent methyltransferase, translating to MQEIVYHSQFEAEDSYWWFIARNRILEKTVRTFCELKPTLNLLDVGCGTGGFASLLKSDCNVIGIDTSDIALDYSRKRGLTNLKNCYLNQFDKNQYGKIDAITMLDVIEHIEDDAKVVKEAYDLLDNGGYMFASVPAYQWLWSHHDEIHMHYRRYTVTRFKKLFRDAGFKVMYSSYFNTILFPPAVLKRFIDKITGAGQKNDAPIDEVPDFVNNVFTKLFMLEKSLIPSVMLPFGLSIVLVAKKM from the coding sequence ATGCAAGAAATAGTATATCATTCACAATTTGAAGCAGAAGACAGCTACTGGTGGTTTATAGCCAGAAACAGGATTTTGGAGAAAACCGTCAGAACATTTTGTGAACTGAAACCAACGTTAAATTTGCTTGATGTCGGCTGTGGTACCGGCGGTTTTGCTTCGCTTCTGAAAAGCGACTGCAATGTTATCGGCATTGACACATCTGATATTGCACTTGATTATTCCCGCAAGCGTGGTCTTACAAATCTCAAAAATTGCTATCTGAATCAATTCGACAAAAATCAATACGGAAAAATTGATGCGATTACAATGCTTGATGTTATTGAGCATATTGAAGATGATGCAAAAGTTGTAAAAGAAGCGTATGATTTGCTTGATAATGGCGGATATATGTTTGCTTCCGTTCCTGCTTATCAATGGTTATGGAGCCACCACGATGAAATTCACATGCACTACCGCCGATATACTGTTACACGTTTCAAAAAGTTGTTCAGAGATGCCGGATTTAAAGTGATGTACAGTTCATATTTTAATACGATTCTTTTTCCACCCGCTGTTTTGAAACGATTTATTGATAAAATTACAGGTGCCGGACAGAAAAATGATGCACCGATTGATGAAGTTCCAGATTTTGTCAATAATGTATTTACAAAATTATTTATGCTCGAAAAAAGTTTGATACCAAGCGTTATGCTTCCTTTCGGGCTTTCAATTGTTCTTGTTGCTAAAAAAATGTAA
- a CDS encoding T9SS type A sorting domain-containing protein, whose product MKKYLTVCILLIILINTNLYSRSGWTFFKYNDLPVPGISFCIQSDYNGGVFLGTTGGLMKHNGYEWTKIYYNELNPMETYNKFNIRRITVMGGNVWASTNEGLIKFTGYDSKHYNVSNTPSMYNDKIRGIAPDKYGNIWFVNHTLGIFKLDKSSDTVVYYSIPQSTPLPFSQDIPMFCDAYDNLWYSCAGKFVKFSEGNIKIIDETEIPELKKDTVSSIQIMSDNSIIVLMKRSIGNYKDYNGTITYNAIDIPSGLMNDNEYFSMVKVDLEGNCWILSRLYEGQGISSKYFYKYSKNKEWTKYEFPTFEGTTQNLYALTDFSIDEKGKVWFSDPYFGVFVFDSKTTSVKNAISMSSINIYPNPTSDYITISFQTTDVLETSVVSKVQIFDMLGVEVMTESIHPMTSSHRMNISHLPRGVYFIQIGNYSEKFVKL is encoded by the coding sequence ATGAAAAAGTATTTGACGGTATGTATTTTGTTAATTATACTTATTAACACAAATTTGTATTCTCGGTCCGGGTGGACGTTTTTTAAGTATAATGATTTACCTGTTCCGGGAATATCATTTTGTATTCAGTCTGATTATAATGGTGGTGTTTTTCTTGGTACTACCGGTGGTCTAATGAAACACAATGGTTATGAATGGACTAAAATCTATTATAATGAGCTTAACCCAATGGAAACATATAATAAATTTAACATCCGTCGAATCACTGTTATGGGTGGCAATGTTTGGGCAAGCACAAATGAAGGGCTGATAAAATTTACCGGCTATGATAGCAAGCATTATAATGTATCAAATACTCCTTCTATGTATAATGATAAAATTCGTGGGATTGCACCAGATAAATATGGTAATATTTGGTTTGTAAATCATACATTAGGTATTTTTAAATTGGATAAATCATCGGATACTGTTGTCTATTATTCCATACCGCAATCAACACCACTTCCTTTTTCCCAAGATATTCCAATGTTTTGCGATGCTTATGACAATCTATGGTATTCTTGTGCTGGAAAGTTCGTAAAATTTAGTGAAGGTAATATAAAAATAATTGATGAAACGGAAATTCCTGAACTAAAGAAAGATACTGTTTCCTCAATTCAAATTATGTCAGATAATTCGATAATTGTGTTAATGAAGCGAAGTATTGGAAATTATAAAGATTACAATGGAACAATCACTTATAACGCAATTGACATACCGTCAGGACTTATGAACGATAACGAGTATTTCTCTATGGTAAAAGTGGATTTGGAAGGCAATTGCTGGATATTGTCAAGATTATATGAAGGACAAGGTATTTCATCAAAATATTTTTATAAATATAGTAAAAACAAAGAATGGACAAAATATGAATTCCCAACATTTGAAGGTACAACTCAAAATTTATATGCTTTGACAGATTTTTCAATTGATGAAAAAGGAAAAGTCTGGTTCTCAGACCCATATTTTGGAGTTTTCGTTTTTGATTCAAAAACTACATCAGTTAAAAATGCGATTTCGATGAGTTCAATTAATATTTATCCCAACCCCACAAGTGATTATATTACAATCAGTTTTCAAACAACCGATGTTTTGGAAACATCGGTTGTTTCTAAAGTGCAAATATTCGATATGCTTGGAGTAGAGGTAATGACTGAATCAATTCATCCGATGACTTCGAGTCATCGGATGAATATTTCGCACCTGCCGAGAGGCGTGTATTTCATTCAAATTGGCAATTATTCAGAAAAATTTGTTAAATTGTAA
- a CDS encoding T9SS type A sorting domain-containing protein: MKFILILKIILIAVTQITFAQTWNKAIKITLGEEEKVFIYTEDRCDVLDLPDVYAHPIRTPDGIMLVSGNAPDNYFMFGEDFNSLKRSCEPVFVSGDKWSADAFRHQEWITSVYSEDGITIHALVHNEYHDPFAENCKPGVTDPSNPCWYNFISYAKSTDGGRTFVQPESPNHLVAMIPFKWNANAVERGAPPPHGYFEPSNIVKHNGHYYSLMFAILSNTNAGIRGTCIMRTDDISNPGSWRIWDGSDFNIPLVNPYTNPPADSSKFLPEFISHRTIRDLRGSLTWNTYLNQFILVGAGVHKVDGIETCGFFLSRSDDLINWTQPQLIRETILGWQHCNRQTPDQAARNIVQEAYPSLIDHDAPDISFAYSDSTAYLYFMQNMDNWKQGGWGLRRDLVRIPITIQKIEPISVTEEYFNNFQFKVTPNPARDYIEIIQPSEGSVVKIYNTLGEIVMELPDVAHLGDVAHFKRIDISYLPAGLYFIKFGNYSQIFMVIR, translated from the coding sequence ATGAAATTTATACTAATTCTGAAAATAATTTTAATTGCTGTAACGCAGATTACTTTTGCACAAACTTGGAATAAAGCAATCAAAATCACATTAGGTGAAGAGGAGAAGGTTTTTATATACACTGAAGACAGATGTGATGTTCTTGACTTGCCCGATGTGTATGCACATCCTATAAGAACACCTGACGGTATAATGCTTGTTTCAGGCAATGCTCCTGACAATTATTTTATGTTTGGTGAAGATTTTAATTCACTCAAACGCAGTTGCGAGCCGGTTTTTGTTTCCGGAGATAAATGGTCTGCTGATGCATTTCGTCATCAAGAGTGGATTACATCAGTTTATAGCGAAGATGGTATAACAATACATGCCTTAGTTCACAATGAATATCACGACCCTTTTGCAGAAAACTGCAAACCCGGAGTTACCGACCCCTCAAATCCATGTTGGTATAATTTCATTAGTTATGCAAAATCTACAGATGGAGGCAGAACCTTTGTTCAGCCGGAAAGTCCTAATCATCTTGTAGCTATGATACCTTTTAAATGGAATGCTAATGCTGTTGAACGTGGTGCACCTCCCCCCCATGGCTACTTTGAGCCAAGTAATATTGTCAAGCATAATGGACATTATTATAGCTTGATGTTTGCGATTCTCTCTAATACAAATGCCGGCATAAGAGGTACTTGTATTATGAGAACCGATGATATATCCAATCCCGGCTCGTGGCGCATCTGGGACGGAAGCGACTTCAATATACCCTTGGTTAATCCATATACCAATCCTCCTGCAGATTCAAGCAAGTTTTTACCTGAATTTATAAGCCATAGAACTATCAGAGATTTGCGTGGCAGTTTGACGTGGAATACCTATTTAAATCAATTTATACTTGTCGGAGCCGGAGTTCATAAGGTTGACGGTATTGAGACATGCGGGTTTTTCCTTTCTCGTTCAGATGATTTAATCAATTGGACTCAGCCACAGTTAATCCGCGAAACAATTTTGGGTTGGCAACACTGTAACAGGCAAACTCCAGATCAAGCCGCTCGAAACATAGTTCAAGAAGCATATCCCTCGCTAATTGACCATGATGCACCGGATATTAGTTTTGCATATTCTGATTCAACTGCATACCTGTACTTTATGCAGAATATGGATAATTGGAAGCAAGGCGGTTGGGGATTGCGTCGCGATTTAGTAAGAATCCCTATTACTATTCAAAAAATTGAGCCAATCAGTGTAACAGAAGAATATTTTAATAATTTTCAATTCAAAGTAACTCCTAACCCCGCAAGGGATTATATTGAAATTATTCAACCTTCGGAAGGTTCTGTAGTAAAAATCTACAATACTTTAGGCGAAATAGTAATGGAATTGCCTGATGTAGCACATCTCGGAGATGTGGCACATTTTAAACGCATTGATATATCGTATTTACCAGCTGGTTTATATTTCATTAAATTCGGAAATTATTCACAAATATTTATGGTGATAAGATGA